One Mus musculus strain C57BL/6J chromosome Y, GRCm38.p6 C57BL/6J DNA segment encodes these proteins:
- the Gm21573 gene encoding Y-linked testis-specific protein 1-like, whose translation MTSLKKKSRRKPSSQALGNIVGCRISHGWKEGNEPVTHWKAIILGQLPTNPSLYLVKYDGIDSVYGQELHSDERILNLKVLPHKVVFPQVRDVHLAGALVGREVQHKFEGKDGSEDNWSGMVLAQVPFLQDYFYISYKKDPVLYVYQLLDDYKEGNLHIIPETPLAEARSGDDNDFLIGSWVQYTRDDGSKKFRKVVYKVLANPTVYFIKFLGDLHIYVYTLVSNIT comes from the coding sequence atgacatcactcaagaagaagagtaggaggaagccttcttcccaggccctggggaatattgttggctgcagaatttctcacgggtggaaggaaggtaatgagcctgtcacccattggaaggccatcattctaggtcaactgccaacaaacccttctctttatttggtgaagtatgacggaattgacagtgtctacggacaggagctccacagcgatgagaggattttaaatcttaaggtcttgcctcacaaagtagtttttcctcaggtgagggatgtccacctcgcaggcgcactggttggcagagaggtacaacacaaatttgaggggaaagatggctctgaggacaactggagtgggatggtgctagcccaggtgccattcttacaggactatttttacatttcctacaagaaggatccggtcctctacgtctatcagctcctggatgactacaaggaaggtaacctccacatcattccagagacccctctggctgaggcgagatcaggtgatgacaatgacttcttaataggttcctgggtgcagtacaccagagatgatggatccaaaaagtttagaaaggttgtttacaaagttctagccaatcctactgtgtactttatcaaatttctcggtgacctccatatctatgtctatactctggtgtcaaatatcacttaa